The following proteins come from a genomic window of Planctomycetota bacterium:
- the malQ gene encoding 4-alpha-glucanotransferase — MGVNSCRASSRFLSSNRPDRFAFATVHIIAAPRRAGIIRAMRPAASENHVAPDRSAGLLLHPTSLPGLHGCGDIGAMAHQFIDYLAAAGQRWWQMLPIGPVGGTGVPYSSDSAFAASPLLIEFADLVRAGLLRADEVRPMGQRYARRVDYPRVIKHRHTLLRRAFARFDPRGDDFAAFCHEEHHWLDDYALFAAIKAAMGHRHWTLWPHKLALRDAAAMREARRELHDALTFICFTQYQFVQQWRTLRAHAHRNGIQLIGDIPIYVDHDSTDVWAHRALFRLDAKGRCRFDSGMPPDYFCADGQRWGHPLYAWSKHRATKFAWWTGRVTHALRYFDAVRIDHFPGFCRAWAIPAEAVRASDGFWSPVPGKALLSHLHQTIGDLPFIAEDLGDIPPACAKLRDQFHIAGMRILQFAFDDAHHLPEHLPEHCVAYTGTHDNDTLRGFIARQSRPRKRKIMRYAGGTYAELHWNLIAALYRSAARRVIVPMQDVLGLGSRARMNIPGEPFGQWGWRMGEADLRSVDAHRLAAMAGAAGRR; from the coding sequence ATGGGCGTGAATTCGTGTCGTGCATCGTCAAGGTTTCTATCGTCCAATCGACCCGATCGGTTCGCTTTCGCGACGGTTCATATTATAGCCGCCCCCCGCCGAGCCGGTATCATCAGAGCGATGAGGCCCGCCGCGTCCGAAAACCATGTCGCTCCCGACCGTTCCGCCGGTCTGCTGCTGCATCCGACGAGTCTGCCGGGGCTGCACGGTTGCGGGGACATTGGGGCGATGGCGCATCAATTCATCGACTACCTCGCGGCGGCGGGGCAGCGATGGTGGCAGATGCTGCCGATCGGACCCGTCGGCGGGACCGGCGTGCCCTACAGTTCCGACTCGGCCTTCGCCGCCAGCCCCCTGCTCATCGAATTCGCCGACCTCGTCCGCGCGGGGCTGCTGCGGGCCGACGAAGTTCGGCCGATGGGTCAGCGATACGCCCGGCGGGTCGATTACCCGCGCGTCATCAAACACCGTCACACCCTGCTTCGCCGCGCCTTCGCCCGCTTCGATCCGCGCGGCGATGACTTCGCCGCGTTCTGTCATGAGGAGCATCACTGGCTCGACGACTACGCCCTGTTCGCGGCGATCAAGGCGGCGATGGGGCATCGACATTGGACGCTCTGGCCGCACAAGCTCGCCCTGCGCGATGCGGCAGCGATGCGCGAGGCGAGGCGCGAGTTGCATGACGCACTGACCTTCATCTGTTTCACGCAATACCAGTTCGTGCAACAGTGGCGGACCCTGCGGGCGCACGCTCATCGCAACGGCATCCAACTCATCGGCGACATCCCCATCTATGTCGACCACGACAGCACCGACGTCTGGGCGCATCGCGCATTGTTCCGACTCGATGCGAAGGGCCGGTGCCGGTTCGACAGCGGGATGCCGCCGGACTATTTCTGCGCGGACGGTCAGCGATGGGGACATCCGCTGTATGCATGGTCGAAGCACCGGGCGACGAAGTTCGCATGGTGGACGGGGCGCGTGACGCACGCACTTCGGTATTTCGACGCGGTGCGCATCGATCATTTTCCGGGGTTTTGCCGGGCATGGGCCATCCCGGCGGAAGCGGTGCGGGCGAGCGACGGGTTCTGGTCGCCGGTCCCGGGCAAGGCGCTTCTGTCGCATCTGCATCAGACGATCGGCGACCTGCCGTTCATCGCCGAGGACCTGGGTGACATTCCGCCGGCATGTGCGAAGCTGCGCGATCAGTTTCACATCGCGGGCATGCGGATTCTCCAGTTCGCCTTCGACGATGCGCATCACCTGCCGGAGCATCTGCCGGAACATTGCGTGGCGTACACCGGCACGCACGACAACGACACGCTTCGCGGTTTCATCGCGCGCCAATCGCGCCCCCGGAAACGAAAGATCATGCGCTATGCGGGCGGGACCTATGCGGAGCTTCACTGGAACCTGATCGCCGCGCTGTACCGATCGGCGGCAAGGCGCGTCATCGTGCCGATGCAGGACGTGCTGGGACTCGGTTCGCGGGCGCGGATGAACATCCCCGGCGAGCCGTTCGGACAATGGGGATGGCGCATGGGCGAGGCGGATTTGCGGTCGGTCGATGCTCATCGGCTCGCCGCGATGGCGGGGGCGGCGGGCCGGCGCTGA
- a CDS encoding sigma-70 family RNA polymerase sigma factor: MSSDRMEQVVQLLLTHQTRMRAYIRALVPERAGAEDVLQETNMVLWRKAAEFTPGTEFMAWALTAARFQALAWRQKQRRDRLVFDEALMNDLADAAGREAESHDDRAEALRGCLAKLPAAQRDLLAARYAADGSPEAIARQMGRPVGSIRQTLYRIRAALLACVEQTLERTEA; encoded by the coding sequence ATGTCGTCGGATCGGATGGAACAAGTGGTGCAATTGCTGCTGACGCATCAGACGCGGATGCGGGCGTACATTCGGGCGCTGGTGCCCGAGCGTGCGGGTGCGGAGGATGTGCTTCAAGAGACGAACATGGTGCTGTGGCGCAAGGCCGCGGAGTTCACGCCGGGGACGGAGTTTATGGCATGGGCTCTGACGGCGGCGCGGTTTCAGGCGCTGGCGTGGCGGCAAAAACAGCGGCGCGATCGGCTGGTGTTTGACGAGGCGTTGATGAACGACTTGGCCGACGCGGCGGGCCGGGAGGCCGAATCGCACGATGACCGGGCGGAGGCCTTGCGCGGCTGCCTCGCGAAGCTGCCCGCAGCGCAGCGTGACCTGCTGGCGGCGCGCTACGCCGCGGACGGCTCGCCCGAGGCGATCGCGCGTCAGATGGGCCGACCGGTCGGGTCCATTCGACAGACGCTCTACCGCATCCGCGCAGCCCTGCTGGCCTGCGTGGAACAGACACTGGAGCGAACCGAGGCATGA
- a CDS encoding prepilin-type N-terminal cleavage/methylation domain-containing protein, with the protein MKNSSIHFGHTRRGDFSHPAPTFTRHGFTLIELLVVVAIIAVLIAILLPSLTQAREAAKRAVCASNQRQLVQVSIEYAMSNRQVIEPRYYAFNQYHIQNWAGGIHGLKLVYDAGFLKDPKPMYCPSDTFFKVDHDFPVHTGLGDEYLISYGQREEKAGEIFTLPSLRTQRAFFSDFFVWVHSGAPGDFERTVEHHQTGWVMSRFDGSATWIGKTDEIWNDLSWSTDFTEQGRTWRTFDRL; encoded by the coding sequence ATGAAAAACTCCTCCATCCATTTCGGACACACCAGGCGGGGTGACTTCAGTCACCCCGCTCCGACCTTTACGCGACATGGTTTCACCCTGATCGAACTCCTCGTCGTCGTCGCGATCATCGCTGTGCTTATCGCGATTCTCCTGCCGTCGCTGACCCAGGCGCGCGAAGCCGCCAAGCGCGCCGTCTGCGCCTCCAATCAGCGGCAGCTCGTGCAGGTGTCGATCGAATACGCCATGTCCAACCGGCAGGTCATCGAGCCGCGCTACTACGCGTTCAATCAGTATCACATTCAGAACTGGGCCGGCGGAATCCACGGCCTCAAACTCGTCTACGACGCCGGTTTCCTCAAAGACCCCAAACCCATGTACTGCCCATCCGACACGTTCTTCAAAGTCGACCACGACTTCCCCGTCCATACCGGCCTCGGCGACGAATACCTCATCAGCTATGGCCAGCGCGAGGAAAAGGCCGGCGAAATCTTCACCCTCCCCTCACTCCGCACGCAACGGGCCTTCTTCAGCGACTTTTTCGTCTGGGTCCACAGCGGAGCCCCCGGCGACTTCGAACGCACCGTCGAACATCACCAGACCGGCTGGGTCATGAGCCGATTCGACGGCTCGGCCACATGGATCGGCAAGACCGACGAAATCTGGAACGACCTGTCCTGGTCCACCGACTTCACCGAGCAGGGCCGCACGTGGCGGACGTTCGACCGACTCTGA
- a CDS encoding sigma-70 family RNA polymerase sigma factor, producing MDRQDRRNLERPVLVHRLHRAGPHVADVRPTLTPPQKYFPWLVIFPPMPLNAHRRLSAPMSDAPSHLDAFVKLLTDHQSRLYAFIYSVVGDAELAREVFGETNLILWKRAAEFDLDRPFVPWAFAIARMQILAARQRGRRDRLVFGDAMLDRISARWGLIAEELPDRQQALADCLRRLPEHQRELVEQRYARGMSVQQIAQATGRTAGAMSVLLHRIRTVLGQCIEERLDPEARS from the coding sequence ATGGATCGGCAAGACCGACGAAATCTGGAACGACCTGTCCTGGTCCACCGACTTCACCGAGCAGGGCCGCACGTGGCGGACGTTCGACCGACTCTGACGCCCCCGCAAAAATATTTTCCGTGGCTTGTAATATTCCCGCCCATGCCGCTAAATGCTCATCGGAGACTTTCCGCCCCGATGAGCGATGCGCCTTCCCATCTCGACGCTTTCGTCAAACTGCTGACCGATCATCAGTCGCGGCTGTATGCCTTCATCTACTCGGTGGTGGGGGATGCGGAGCTGGCGCGCGAGGTGTTTGGGGAGACGAATCTGATTCTCTGGAAAAGGGCGGCGGAATTTGACCTGGACCGCCCGTTCGTGCCGTGGGCCTTTGCGATCGCGCGCATGCAGATTCTCGCCGCCCGGCAGCGCGGCCGGCGCGATCGGCTCGTGTTCGGCGACGCGATGCTCGATCGCATCAGCGCCCGGTGGGGCCTGATCGCCGAGGAACTGCCCGATCGTCAGCAGGCGCTGGCCGATTGTCTGCGCCGCCTGCCGGAGCATCAGCGGGAGCTTGTCGAGCAGCGTTATGCCCGTGGCATGAGCGTTCAGCAGATCGCGCAGGCGACGGGCCGCACCGCCGGCGCGATGTCCGTCCTGCTGCACCGCATCCGCACCGTGCTGGGGCAGTGCATCGAAGAGCGTCTTGATCCGGAGGCCCGCTCATGA
- the speA gene encoding biosynthetic arginine decarboxylase — protein MKDQNPSTVQDIVPAQGPAPLADDSPAPADSNWTVADAADLYQLNGWGKGFFGINQAGHVVVMPTRDPKAKVDLHEVVTGLEERGIGSPVILGFTDLLAQRVHDMHGAFLKAIKDCEYKGEYRAVYPIKVNQQHYLVQKIRDCGREYNFGLEAGSKPELLAVMGMTVDEPERLIICNGFKEERYIRHIMLAAKLGRRIVTVIENMSELELIIQQSESYGVRAGIGVRVNLSMRGSGRWHKSSGEKAKFGLSIPSVLKVVERLREANRLDCLQLIHCHMGSQLSDIAVVNAGVNELTRVYVELAKLGAGLKYIDVGGGLGVDYDGSQTNWDFSTNYTLDEYASNVVYRVQSVCDEAEVPHPTIVTEAGRAMVSHHSVLVFNVLGSNRLDQHAVPEDFNVKSLGKRPPRVLRDLADAFDRLGPANLLECFHDAQQAREEALTLFNVGNLSLENRGLVDRLFWSTCLKVRDLASLLDPVPEELIELEQKLSDTYFVNLSIFQSLPDSWAIDQIFPILPIHRLTEQPRRKATLADITCDSDGKIDRFVDVRDVRNTLPLHEIKDGEPYYLAAFLVGAYQETLGDLHNLFGDTNVVHIRLDESGDWNIDEIVEGDTVREVLTYLQYDPRDLYQAIRRDCERCVRTNQMSVAESRILLGAYEQGLSGYTYLE, from the coding sequence ATGAAAGACCAAAACCCCTCCACCGTCCAAGACATCGTCCCGGCACAAGGCCCCGCGCCCCTCGCCGATGATTCCCCCGCGCCCGCCGACTCCAACTGGACCGTCGCCGACGCCGCCGACCTCTATCAGCTCAATGGATGGGGCAAGGGATTCTTCGGCATCAACCAGGCCGGCCACGTCGTCGTCATGCCCACGCGCGACCCCAAGGCCAAGGTCGACCTCCACGAAGTCGTCACCGGCCTCGAAGAACGCGGCATCGGTTCGCCCGTCATCCTCGGCTTCACCGATCTGCTCGCCCAGCGCGTGCATGACATGCACGGCGCCTTCCTCAAAGCCATCAAAGACTGCGAATACAAGGGCGAGTACCGCGCCGTCTACCCCATCAAGGTCAATCAGCAGCACTACCTCGTGCAGAAAATCCGCGACTGCGGGCGCGAGTACAACTTCGGCCTCGAAGCCGGGTCCAAGCCCGAACTCCTCGCCGTCATGGGCATGACCGTCGACGAACCCGAGCGACTGATCATCTGCAACGGGTTCAAGGAAGAGCGCTACATCCGTCACATCATGCTCGCCGCCAAGCTCGGCCGGCGCATCGTGACCGTCATCGAAAACATGAGCGAACTGGAGCTGATCATTCAGCAGTCCGAGTCCTACGGCGTCCGCGCCGGCATCGGCGTCCGCGTCAATCTCTCGATGCGCGGCTCGGGCCGATGGCACAAATCCTCCGGCGAAAAAGCCAAATTCGGACTGTCCATCCCCAGCGTCCTCAAGGTCGTCGAACGCCTGCGCGAAGCCAATCGCCTCGATTGCCTTCAGCTCATTCACTGTCACATGGGCTCGCAGCTTTCGGACATCGCCGTCGTCAACGCCGGCGTCAACGAACTGACCCGCGTCTACGTCGAACTCGCCAAGCTCGGGGCCGGCCTCAAATACATCGACGTCGGCGGCGGCCTCGGCGTCGACTACGACGGTTCGCAAACCAACTGGGACTTTTCGACGAACTACACGCTCGACGAGTACGCCTCGAACGTCGTCTATCGCGTGCAGAGCGTGTGCGACGAAGCCGAGGTCCCGCATCCGACGATCGTCACGGAAGCCGGTCGGGCCATGGTGAGCCATCACAGCGTGCTGGTGTTCAACGTGCTGGGCTCCAACCGCCTCGACCAGCATGCGGTGCCGGAGGATTTCAACGTCAAGAGTCTGGGCAAACGCCCGCCGCGCGTCCTGCGCGATCTGGCGGACGCTTTCGATCGCCTCGGCCCGGCGAATCTCCTGGAATGTTTCCACGACGCCCAGCAGGCCCGCGAGGAGGCGCTGACCCTTTTCAACGTCGGCAATCTCTCCCTCGAAAACCGCGGCCTCGTCGATCGCCTCTTCTGGTCCACCTGCCTCAAAGTCCGTGACCTCGCCTCGCTGCTCGACCCTGTCCCCGAGGAACTCATCGAACTGGAGCAGAAGCTTTCGGACACGTATTTCGTCAACTTGTCCATCTTTCAGAGTCTGCCCGACTCGTGGGCCATCGATCAGATCTTCCCGATCCTGCCCATTCATCGCCTCACCGAGCAACCCCGCCGCAAGGCCACGCTCGCCGACATCACCTGTGACTCGGACGGCAAGATCGACCGCTTCGTCGACGTCCGCGATGTCCGCAACACGCTGCCGCTGCACGAAATCAAGGACGGCGAGCCCTACTACCTCGCCGCCTTCCTCGTCGGCGCCTACCAGGAAACGCTCGGCGACCTGCATAATCTCTTCGGCGACACCAACGTCGTCCACATCCGCCTCGACGAGTCCGGCGACTGGAACATCGACGAAATCGTCGAGGGCGACACCGTCCGCGAAGTGCTCACCTACCTCCAGTACGACCCCCGCGACCTGTATCAGGCCATCCGCCGCGACTGCGAACGCTGCGTCCGCACCAACCAGATGTCCGTCGCCGAAAGCCGCATCCTCCTCGGCGCCTACGAACAGGGCCTCAGCGGATACACCTACCTGGAATAA
- a CDS encoding prepilin-type N-terminal cleavage/methylation domain-containing protein — protein MGIRHRRRRTPCRPRQYAHPPHRPPCHTWHRHRHQHQLGQHHRFAQRHPRRRRSDPRRDARRARAPDPAVPPPSQMKTQQPFHHAHLAAGLVYREPVEPAPRVRTRRGDFSHPAPPPARRAFTLVELLVVVAILTTLVALLLPSLSRARGLSQVVACSSNMRQVALAALAYRSDNTMVEFFWRFANGSADYPQESVSTGGRPGNPARALHTRNGVKQGYLDTGKVFFCPSVDLSYETNYDPDSNMDFTTFWGSYSWHYRPVRAGQDPNPSLNSVTGSDITFQNPTQTKNVVMVDTTTAIYGLQPLFIWGPRFEHYNVLFDDSSVRLMANTAQEFGEFMWGSVGRPR, from the coding sequence ATGGGTATCCGGCACCGTCGCCGGCGGACTCCTTGCCGTCCCCGCCAATACGCGCACCCTCCGCATCGCCCTCCTTGCCATACGTGGCACCGGCACCGTCACCAACATCAACTGGGACAACATCACCGCTTCGCTCAGCGGCATCCCCGCCGTCGTCGTTCCGACCCCCGCCGCGATGCCCGCCGGGCTCGCGCTCCTGACCCTGCTGTCCCTCCGCCGTCGCAAATGAAAACCCAACAACCATTCCATCATGCGCATTTGGCGGCGGGGCTTGTTTACCGTGAGCCCGTCGAACCGGCCCCGCGCGTCCGCACAAGGCGGGGTGACTTCAGTCACCCCGCTCCCCCCCCGGCCCGCCGCGCCTTTACCCTCGTCGAACTCCTCGTCGTCGTCGCCATCCTGACGACCCTCGTCGCGCTCCTCCTCCCTTCGCTCTCCCGCGCCAGAGGCCTGTCGCAGGTTGTCGCGTGCAGCTCCAACATGCGGCAGGTCGCTCTCGCCGCACTCGCCTACCGTTCCGACAACACCATGGTCGAATTCTTCTGGCGCTTCGCCAACGGCTCCGCCGACTATCCCCAGGAATCCGTCAGCACCGGCGGCCGGCCCGGCAATCCCGCCCGGGCCCTGCACACACGCAACGGCGTCAAACAGGGCTACCTCGACACCGGAAAAGTCTTCTTCTGCCCCTCGGTCGATCTGAGCTACGAGACCAACTACGACCCCGACTCCAACATGGACTTCACGACCTTCTGGGGATCCTACTCCTGGCACTACCGCCCCGTCCGCGCGGGACAGGACCCCAACCCTTCCCTCAACTCCGTCACCGGCTCCGACATCACCTTCCAGAACCCCACGCAAACCAAAAACGTCGTCATGGTCGATACGACCACCGCGATCTACGGCCTGCAACCCCTCTTCATCTGGGGCCCACGCTTCGAACACTACAACGTCCTCTTCGACGATTCGTCCGTCCGACTCATGGCCAACACCGCCCAGGAATTCGGCGAGTTCATGTGGGGCTCCGTCGGACGCCCACGCTGA
- a CDS encoding sigma-70 family RNA polymerase sigma factor, with amino-acid sequence MSEPATAQFVRTLTAHQARLYAYILSLVGDSHAANDILQETNVVLWEKAAQAMAADDFAAWAFRVAHFQLLAWRQKQGRDRLVFNEAVLNALSDRAAALAQQTDARQDALTQCLADLPANAARLIHERYVLGRSVSQIADAIHRSVAATHQWLYRLRRELLACIESKINREEAP; translated from the coding sequence GTGTCCGAACCGGCGACCGCACAATTCGTCCGCACGCTCACCGCGCACCAGGCCCGGCTCTACGCCTACATTCTCTCCCTCGTCGGCGATTCCCACGCCGCCAACGACATCCTTCAGGAAACCAACGTGGTCCTCTGGGAAAAGGCGGCTCAGGCGATGGCCGCCGACGACTTTGCCGCATGGGCCTTCCGCGTCGCGCATTTTCAGTTGCTCGCCTGGCGGCAGAAGCAGGGGCGCGATCGGCTCGTGTTCAATGAAGCCGTCCTCAACGCCCTGTCCGATCGCGCCGCCGCGCTCGCGCAGCAGACCGACGCCCGGCAGGACGCCCTGACGCAGTGCCTGGCCGATCTGCCCGCCAATGCCGCGCGGTTGATTCATGAGCGCTACGTGCTCGGCCGCTCCGTCTCGCAAATCGCCGACGCCATCCACCGCTCCGTCGCCGCGACCCACCAATGGCTCTACCGCCTCCGCCGCGAACTGCTCGCCTGCATCGAAAGCAAAATCAACCGCGAGGAGGCCCCATGA
- a CDS encoding serine acetyltransferase yields the protein MRDDPAKPSRPSLEDLSQAILASYRSDERMHHIDAGPLPSRARAIELLEKLRDLFFPGYFCDRRLTEANITDHVAALLAEIRERLESQIEQAVCYARNLDAPDRARCTEHEQAEAEARRITDAFLARVPHLRALLALDVQAAYDGDPAARNTDETIFCYPGLDAVFTHRVAHELHRLGVPVLPRILSEYVHNETGVDIHPGATIGHSFFIDHGTGVVVGETTLIGNRVKLYQGVTLGALSVERDANGRLIRGTKRHPTIEDDVIIYANAIVLGGATIIGRGSVIGGSVFLTKSVPPNHYVTLKSPELRFRSADTHRRLETQANENAE from the coding sequence ATGAGGGACGACCCCGCCAAGCCGTCGCGACCGTCGCTGGAGGACTTGAGCCAGGCGATTCTTGCGAGCTATCGCTCGGATGAGCGGATGCACCACATCGACGCCGGCCCGCTGCCGAGCCGGGCGAGGGCGATCGAACTGCTCGAAAAGCTCCGCGACCTGTTCTTCCCCGGTTACTTCTGCGATCGGCGGCTGACGGAGGCCAACATCACCGACCATGTCGCCGCCCTGCTGGCGGAGATTCGCGAGCGGCTGGAAAGTCAGATCGAACAGGCGGTGTGCTACGCCCGGAACCTCGACGCCCCGGACCGCGCCCGGTGCACGGAGCACGAGCAGGCGGAGGCCGAGGCACGGCGGATCACCGATGCGTTCCTCGCCCGCGTGCCGCATCTGCGGGCGCTGCTCGCGCTGGACGTGCAGGCGGCGTACGACGGGGACCCGGCGGCGCGCAATACGGATGAAACCATCTTCTGCTATCCCGGGCTCGATGCCGTGTTCACGCATCGCGTCGCCCATGAACTGCATCGACTGGGCGTGCCCGTTCTGCCGCGCATTCTCTCGGAGTATGTCCACAACGAAACCGGCGTCGATATCCACCCCGGCGCGACCATCGGGCACTCCTTCTTCATCGACCACGGCACCGGCGTCGTCGTCGGTGAAACCACGCTCATCGGCAACCGCGTCAAACTCTATCAAGGCGTCACGCTCGGCGCCCTGTCCGTCGAACGCGATGCCAACGGCCGACTCATCCGCGGCACCAAGCGCCATCCGACCATCGAAGATGACGTCATCATCTATGCCAACGCCATCGTGCTCGGCGGCGCGACGATCATCGGCCGCGGGTCCGTCATCGGCGGGTCCGTCTTCCTCACCAAGTCCGTCCCCCCCAATCATTACGTGACGCTCAAAAGCCCCGAACTGCGCTTCCGCTCCGCTGACACGCACCGAAGACTCGAAACGCAGGCGAACGAAAACGCGGAATGA
- the hemW gene encoding radical SAM family heme chaperone HemW — protein MDSTLPLKTTVQNPVHHNESTGVLQGIGTSAALVKFVMPRKIAGLYVHVPFCFHKCHYCDFYSIVDDADRQARFVDRMLQEAAALARDIAVRPVTIFVGGGTPTLLRPDLWQRLLAGFQETFDLSGIKEFTVEANPETVTPELLDVLVSGGVNRMSIGCQSFNMAHLKTLERWHDPANVERAMSLARAAGIDNLNLDLIFAIPGQTLGEWREDLARAIALGPRHLSCYSLMYEPNTPLTKKLELGRLTRMDEELEAAMYEATIDDLAAAGFEQYEISNWAKLAGAEVSASQIPLPPGEVGPEGRVRVRPITDCTRNETRPASGPPSPQPSPGGRGGFAERASWRCLHNMAYWLNENWLALGPSASGHLNGVRWKNAPHLGRYLADSAGGGVPIQDVERLDDDASRGEQLMLRLRLIDGVERSWLAPMLTRQRLETIDRQIAAGMLVWSNDRLRLTRAGLLLADHVIADLI, from the coding sequence ATGGACAGTACCTTACCCTTGAAAACGACAGTCCAGAACCCGGTTCATCATAACGAATCGACCGGCGTGCTTCAAGGTATCGGCACGTCGGCGGCGCTCGTCAAGTTCGTGATGCCCCGAAAGATCGCGGGATTGTATGTACACGTGCCGTTCTGTTTCCACAAGTGCCATTATTGCGATTTCTACTCCATCGTCGATGACGCCGACCGGCAGGCCCGCTTCGTCGACCGCATGCTCCAAGAAGCCGCCGCACTGGCTCGCGACATCGCCGTCCGACCGGTGACGATCTTCGTCGGCGGGGGCACGCCCACGCTGCTCCGCCCCGACCTCTGGCAGCGCCTTCTGGCCGGGTTCCAGGAAACATTTGACCTGTCGGGGATCAAGGAGTTCACGGTCGAAGCCAACCCCGAAACCGTCACGCCGGAGCTGTTGGACGTGCTGGTGAGCGGGGGGGTGAACCGCATGAGCATCGGGTGTCAGTCCTTTAATATGGCCCATTTGAAAACCCTCGAACGCTGGCACGACCCGGCGAACGTCGAGCGGGCGATGTCGCTGGCCCGGGCGGCGGGGATCGACAATCTGAACCTGGACCTGATCTTCGCCATCCCCGGGCAGACGCTCGGCGAATGGCGCGAGGATTTGGCGCGCGCGATCGCACTGGGGCCGCGGCATCTTTCGTGCTATTCGCTGATGTACGAGCCGAATACGCCGTTGACGAAGAAGTTGGAACTGGGGCGGCTTACGCGCATGGACGAGGAACTGGAAGCGGCGATGTACGAAGCGACGATCGACGATCTGGCTGCGGCGGGGTTCGAGCAGTATGAGATTTCCAACTGGGCGAAGTTGGCGGGGGCGGAGGTTTCGGCCTCTCAAATACCTCTCCCTCCGGGAGAGGTCGGCCCGGAGGGCCGGGTGAGGGTGCGTCCAATCACCGACTGCACACGTAACGAAACGCGCCCGGCTTCGGGGCCGCCCTCACCCCAACCCTCTCCCGGAGGGAGAGGGGGGTTTGCAGAACGCGCGAGTTGGCGGTGTTTGCACAACATGGCGTACTGGCTCAACGAGAACTGGCTGGCGCTGGGGCCGAGTGCTTCGGGGCATTTGAATGGGGTGCGATGGAAGAATGCGCCGCATTTGGGGCGGTATCTGGCCGACAGCGCGGGCGGCGGCGTGCCGATTCAGGACGTCGAGCGGCTCGATGATGATGCGTCGCGCGGGGAACAGCTCATGTTGCGCCTTCGCCTCATCGACGGCGTCGAACGAAGCTGGCTCGCCCCGATGCTAACCCGCCAGCGGCTCGAAACCATCGACCGGCAAATCGCGGCGGGGATGCTCGTCTGGTCCAACGATCGCCTTCGCCTGACAAGGGCCGGGCTACTCTTGGCGGATCATGTCATTGCGGATTTGATCTGA
- a CDS encoding FHA domain-containing protein has product MQASLVMFKADGERRDFPLNKPVIVIGRKHTCDLRIPLGIVSREHCQVEVTEDELVVRDLGSSNGTYHNSERVQEAKLGAGDTLVIGPVHFTVVVDGQPADIAEPVKTVLPEGAAEVEAAAADEEPVSKAASGSQFGVEIPAEDIAAEVLDEPIEDEVHPTVEIEEVEDDDPIAALEALAAMDSGPSDDPEDALSMLHTEDEDDTIPNFFEDEKD; this is encoded by the coding sequence ATGCAAGCATCTTTGGTGATGTTCAAAGCCGACGGGGAGCGTCGCGATTTCCCGCTCAACAAGCCCGTGATCGTGATCGGCCGCAAACACACCTGTGATCTGCGGATTCCGCTTGGGATCGTATCGCGCGAGCATTGTCAGGTCGAGGTGACCGAGGACGAACTGGTCGTGCGCGATCTGGGCTCCTCCAACGGCACGTACCATAATTCCGAACGCGTGCAGGAAGCGAAGCTCGGGGCGGGCGATACGCTCGTGATCGGGCCGGTGCATTTCACGGTCGTCGTCGACGGCCAGCCCGCCGACATCGCCGAGCCCGTCAAGACGGTCCTGCCCGAAGGCGCGGCCGAGGTCGAGGCCGCGGCGGCGGACGAGGAGCCCGTGTCCAAGGCGGCGTCGGGTTCGCAGTTCGGCGTGGAAATCCCCGCCGAGGATATCGCGGCGGAAGTGCTCGACGAGCCGATCGAAGACGAGGTCCATCCGACCGTCGAGATCGAGGAAGTCGAGGACGACGATCCGATCGCCGCCCTCGAAGCGCTGGCGGCGATGGACTCCGGGCCTTCCGATGACCCCGAGGACGCCCTGTCCATGCTGCATACCGAAGATGAGGATGACACCATCCCCAACTTCTTCGAAGACGAGAAAGACTGA